A stretch of DNA from Brevibacillus ruminantium:
GTGGTATCTTTTGCAGGCCACCCAGTCGGGAACGGTGCTCAGCTTGCTAGCCATTCCGGAAATGACGGCAGGACTGATCTTTTATCTGGTCGGAGGCGTGCTGGCCGACCGCTTCAACCCTCGGTCCTTGATGGTGGGAGCTGATCTTGCACGAATTTTCATCGCAGTTCTGGTGGGCATTATGGCGGCGATGAGTGTGAAGCAATTCGCTTTTTTCCTCGCTGCCCAGTTTCTGATCGGGGTTTTCTCCAGCCTGTTTCATCCGGCTCGTACCGTCGCATTGAAAGCGATTGTCCCCGTAGACCAGCTCAGCCGCTCCAATGCGATTCTGGACACCACGTTTCGGACGGTTCGGATCGCCGCTCCCATGACAATCGGCGTGGCTGCTGCCTGGCTTCCTCTGTCCAGCCTGTTTTTTATCAATGCCTTTACTTACTTGCTGTCTGCCTGTTTTCTCTATGCCTTGGGAAGAATTCCGCGCAGTCAGACGCTAGAAGCTGGTAGGCTAACTGCCGGGCAGTATTTCCGAGACATTGGCTCCGGCATCCAGGAACTGCGCAGTAAACGCCTGCTTTTTATTATTTTGCTTTTCAGCAACTCGGGCTTTCTCGTCTGGCAGGTGTGCTGGAATGTCGGATTTCCCTTTTTGGCAAACGGGATGGGGCAGGGCGATGGCAGCGTGTTAGCCGTCCTGATCGGCTCGTACGGGGTGGGGAACCTGTTTGGCAGTTTGTACATGGCGCGGCTTCATTATCAAAGACATCTGCTGATCGTCCTGTTCGGATGGCTCGTGCAGGCCATTGGCTTTCTCTTGTTAACGATGGGCCCCTCCTTTCACTGGCTTGCCTTCCTGGCGGCGGGAATTGCCGGCATAGGCGGACCTCTGATCGGGATTCCAGCGGTTACTGCAATCCAGACCAAAGCTGTGGATTCTCACACCGGCAAGGTTTACGCACTGCATATGCTGATGTTTACGGTATTCTCCATGATCTCCAGCAGCATGGGTGCTCTGTGGCTGGGAAAATGGCGGGTAGAGCAGCTATTTTTAGTCAGCGGACTTTTTCTCACCATTATGTGCGCCATCGGATTTGCCATCGAACGAAAAGCGAAGCAACAACAGCACCAGACCCACTCTGCATAAGCGGAGCGGCTGGTGCTTTTTGCTTCTGCTATGACATCCCGATATCCCGGCGACATCATGCTTACGATGATGCAGTTGCAACCGCAGCTCTCTGGAGCATCTATTTGTCCCAAGCGATAGCAGACGGCTATTCCAATCTGCGTCAAGTCTACCAAGCACTCCGTTATCAAAGAAGGGGCCCCGTTCACGGGACCCCTTTCGAAAACAATCAGATTATTCAGCTGTTTGCATGTCCACCACTTGGGCGCCCGTCATTGCGACGAGTGCCTGAAACGTAACCGGCAGCAGTGATTCAGCGATACCGGCAGCGGTATAGACGACCGGGAAGCGTTCCAGAGAGGAATCGACGAACACCGGCACTTCCTGACGTAAAGCAAATGGACAGACCGCCCCTACCTGAAACCCGGTTACCTCGATGACCTCTTCCGGGGAGGCCATTTTTGGCTGTCCTCCTTCCAAGCACTGCTTGACCCGTTTGGCGTGTATCCGCACATCACCTGCTGCAACAAACAAACCGTATCGGCCGCTTGAACGAAACAGGATGGATTTGGCGATCTGGCCGATATCGACCCCAAGCGCCTGGGCTGCTTCTTCGGAGGTTTGCAGCTTCTCTTCAAAAAGCATTGCTTTTATAGTTGGATCATACTGGTTTACATAGTGTTGAACACGCTCCAGCGGACTCATACTCGCCATCCTCATCCTTTCGTTTCCAGCAGGAATACCCCGTCTCCTTCCGAGACCTGCCCTTGTCGTACTACGGATGCATACACTCCGAAATGGTTGTCATGCCTTTTCACACAGGTCTTCAAAACAGCAGGGTGCAGCTCCAGGGTATCGGGGTCAATATTGACATAATTGCAGCGCTCGCAATGCTTATTTACCTGTAGGACAATATCATTCACCTGCAATTGTTTGCCCAGCCATTCGTCCTCGGCAAAAGGCACATCTTCATCCAGCACAATGACCAGATTGCCGCGAAATCTTCGCGGGTCAATGCTCTCCCAACCGATCAATCGGGCAAGCTCTCGCAGAGAAGCGTCTGTCACCAGCAGGATATGATCCTCCCAGTTTTTCCCGCCTTCCTGAGGTGTGCTGCGCAGAGGGGTGATTTGACGATTGGCAGTGCGGGCAACCGACGCGAAAAGTGCGTCTCCCCACTCGTATTCATCTCCATCTGGTGCCGTGATTCTCACTTCAGGATAGGCCTCTTCGCCTGAATCCCCCAACAGCTTGGCCGAGTACCCGAGAAGCGCTGGCAGGATATCAGCACTCAGGTACTTTCCGTTGCGCGACTCATCCAGAAAAGCATGGCTCCTGTCTCCATACAGTCCAAAGGCATCCACTTTGCTCGTTTGCAGCTGCTCCCCTCGCATCGCCTTGACCGGATGACGATAAATGCTGCCGATCTTTCCGATTCTTCTCATTTCTCACTCCCCCACTCTCTTCTGACCGTATTTGGTTATCCTGTGATAAACGACTTGCGGACGCGACTCCAGAAGGTCAGCTTTTTATAACGGGCAAATTTCACTTTCTGACTCCCGACGCGGCAGGAAATCGATCGAACATTTTTCCAGACCGCCTGCTCCCGGTCCAGTCCAATCATGATTTCCGGGTTCATGACGATGAGCTCCACCTCATGGTGACAGGGGAGGACCAGCGAGCTGTTCACGGTCCGGTACGCCTGATTGTTGATCGACGCGATCTCGGAAAGCTGTATGGCCTCAATCGACGGATGCACCAGTGCTCCATTGACGGCCTTGTTGTAAGCCGTACTGCCCGAAGGTGACGAGACGATCAGACCGTCTCCGCGAAAAGTCTCAAACTCATCCCCGTTTATGTAGACGCAGGCGACCAGCGTGGAGAGCGAAGCGTTGCGAATCACTAATTCATTTAATGCCCATTTGTCAAAGGTTTGTCCGTCCCGGGTATGGATCTGACACTGCACGGTCGGATATTCCGCCAGATACGGCTCTGGCTGCTCCCTTAGCACTTGAACAAAAGAATCGAGCTCGTCTGGATGCCAATCCGCATAAAATCCCAAATGACCCGTGTGAATGCCGACATACGCCGGGGCAAAGCCGTATTGATGGACGGCTTCCAGGAGCGTTCCATCCCCTCCGATGGACAGTACCATGTCCGGCTGTTCTTCTGGCCGTTCCACGAAACGATATGGGCTTCCCGGCTGCAGGAGCTTTTCCCGAAGCTGCCCGCAAACCTCCCTCGTGTAGTCGTCATTACGCAGTACGGTAGCTATTTTCATGGTGACTCCACCCTCGCTTTTCCTTAGGACAAAAAGCCTCTTTTTCGCGAGGCTTTTTGAGATGAACTGCATTCACTATACCATAGCTACTCACAGGATGCATGGTTCTCCGTGAGACTTACCAGCGATCTGTGAGATATTGCTTTTGAGAAAATTCCTGTATTCTTCGAAGGGTCGCCGGTGTGATATCCTCGGGCAATTCATTCCAGGAAAAAAAGCGCATTTCAGCCACTTCCGAATCAGGTTCTGGTCGCTGATGCAGCAGATAGTGCTCCACATGAAAAAGGGCGATGTAATCCCGTTTCCCTTCTCGTTCACTGTAGTAGAGATGGCACAATGACAGGCCCATCGTCTCTACCCGACACTCCTCCCACAGCTCTCGCCTGGCGGCATCCTCGAACGATTCTCCCTTCTCTACTCCTCCCCCTGGAAGGTACCATCCCTTCACATAGGTGTGACGAACCAACAGAACGCCTTTTTCACGGTCTGTCACAATGATGCGGACCCCCAGTGTCAGAGGCTTCCTGAGACGCCAGTACCAGGTGAGCAGGGTATGATACCACGACATGGTTTTCCACACTCCCTGTTTA
This window harbors:
- a CDS encoding MFS transporter; the encoded protein is MQDGEIFVEASSLWKNRSFLLLWLAQLTANIGDQCYSFALLWYLLQATQSGTVLSLLAIPEMTAGLIFYLVGGVLADRFNPRSLMVGADLARIFIAVLVGIMAAMSVKQFAFFLAAQFLIGVFSSLFHPARTVALKAIVPVDQLSRSNAILDTTFRTVRIAAPMTIGVAAAWLPLSSLFFINAFTYLLSACFLYALGRIPRSQTLEAGRLTAGQYFRDIGSGIQELRSKRLLFIILLFSNSGFLVWQVCWNVGFPFLANGMGQGDGSVLAVLIGSYGVGNLFGSLYMARLHYQRHLLIVLFGWLVQAIGFLLLTMGPSFHWLAFLAAGIAGIGGPLIGIPAVTAIQTKAVDSHTGKVYALHMLMFTVFSMISSSMGALWLGKWRVEQLFLVSGLFLTIMCAIGFAIERKAKQQQHQTHSA
- a CDS encoding YbaK/EbsC family protein, which encodes MSPLERVQHYVNQYDPTIKAMLFEEKLQTSEEAAQALGVDIGQIAKSILFRSSGRYGLFVAAGDVRIHAKRVKQCLEGGQPKMASPEEVIEVTGFQVGAVCPFALRQEVPVFVDSSLERFPVVYTAAGIAESLLPVTFQALVAMTGAQVVDMQTAE
- a CDS encoding MOSC domain-containing protein, yielding MRRIGKIGSIYRHPVKAMRGEQLQTSKVDAFGLYGDRSHAFLDESRNGKYLSADILPALLGYSAKLLGDSGEEAYPEVRITAPDGDEYEWGDALFASVARTANRQITPLRSTPQEGGKNWEDHILLVTDASLRELARLIGWESIDPRRFRGNLVIVLDEDVPFAEDEWLGKQLQVNDIVLQVNKHCERCNYVNIDPDTLELHPAVLKTCVKRHDNHFGVYASVVRQGQVSEGDGVFLLETKG
- a CDS encoding NAD kinase, which encodes MKIATVLRNDDYTREVCGQLREKLLQPGSPYRFVERPEEQPDMVLSIGGDGTLLEAVHQYGFAPAYVGIHTGHLGFYADWHPDELDSFVQVLREQPEPYLAEYPTVQCQIHTRDGQTFDKWALNELVIRNASLSTLVACVYINGDEFETFRGDGLIVSSPSGSTAYNKAVNGALVHPSIEAIQLSEIASINNQAYRTVNSSLVLPCHHEVELIVMNPEIMIGLDREQAVWKNVRSISCRVGSQKVKFARYKKLTFWSRVRKSFITG
- a CDS encoding NUDIX domain-containing protein — protein: MSWYHTLLTWYWRLRKPLTLGVRIIVTDREKGVLLVRHTYVKGWYLPGGGVEKGESFEDAARRELWEECRVETMGLSLCHLYYSEREGKRDYIALFHVEHYLLHQRPEPDSEVAEMRFFSWNELPEDITPATLRRIQEFSQKQYLTDRW